One window from the genome of Flavobacterium agricola encodes:
- a CDS encoding ABC transporter ATP-binding protein gives MGIISAERVFEVLDTTEHVQPTGTKSLDRLKGDIELKQVRFSYVHGEEVLKGIDLKVKAGETIAIVGTTGAGKSTIINLLNRFYDIDSGEILLDGHDLYDFKVEDLRKNIAVVLQDVFLFADSIYNNIALYNPNITKQDVIEAAKKIGAHEFIMQLPGGYDFNVKERGGMLSSGQRQLIAFIRAYVAKPNILILDEATSSIDSYTEELIQTAIERLTKNSTSIVIAHRLATIQHADRIIVMDKGKIIEEGNHYDLITIPNGYYKKLYESQFKNNL, from the coding sequence ATGGGGATTATATCGGCCGAACGTGTTTTTGAAGTTTTAGATACAACCGAGCATGTACAACCTACAGGAACAAAATCTTTAGACCGATTAAAAGGTGATATTGAATTAAAACAAGTTCGTTTTAGTTATGTACACGGAGAAGAAGTTTTAAAAGGCATCGATTTAAAAGTAAAGGCAGGCGAAACCATTGCTATTGTTGGTACAACAGGTGCAGGAAAATCTACCATTATCAATTTATTAAATCGTTTTTACGATATCGATTCGGGCGAAATATTATTAGACGGACACGATTTGTATGATTTTAAAGTTGAAGATTTACGCAAAAACATAGCCGTTGTATTACAAGATGTTTTTTTATTTGCCGACAGCATTTACAACAACATTGCCTTGTACAACCCCAACATTACAAAACAAGATGTGATAGAAGCAGCCAAAAAAATTGGTGCGCACGAATTTATTATGCAATTACCCGGCGGGTACGATTTTAATGTTAAAGAACGTGGAGGCATGCTTTCGTCAGGACAACGTCAGCTTATCGCTTTTATTCGCGCCTACGTAGCTAAACCTAATATTTTAATTTTAGACGAGGCAACTTCATCTATCGATTCGTACACCGAAGAACTTATTCAAACTGCAATAGAAAGATTAACGAAAAATTCAACATCAATCGTTATTGCCCATCGTTTAGCCACCATTCAACATGCCGATCGCATTATTGTTATGGATAAAGGAAAGATTATAGAAGAAGGAAATCATTACGATTTAATTACTATTCCGAACGGATATTACAAAAAATTATACGAATCACAATTTAAAAACAATTTGTAG
- the truA gene encoding tRNA pseudouridine(38-40) synthase TruA, producing the protein MRYFVKFAYNGKNYHGWQMQPDAISVQEVFNKALSTLLRENIEVVGAGRTDAGVHAQQMFAHFDSNQILNSATLVKRMNSFLPKDIVVYDFILMHNEAHARFDAVSRTYQYHIHNFKDAFIHEGSWYQHQTLDVAKMNEAAQLLFNYIDFECFSKTHTDVNTFNCQIKQAFWTQNQNHLVFTITADRFLRNMVRAIVGTLVNVGLGKLSIAGFQEVIESKSRKKAGFSVPAHGLYLTQVIYPYLNNENN; encoded by the coding sequence TTGAGATATTTTGTTAAATTTGCTTACAATGGCAAAAATTATCACGGATGGCAAATGCAGCCAGATGCCATTAGCGTACAAGAAGTTTTTAATAAAGCGTTATCCACTTTATTACGTGAAAACATTGAGGTTGTTGGCGCTGGCCGAACCGATGCTGGCGTACATGCCCAACAAATGTTTGCCCATTTTGACAGCAATCAAATACTAAATTCAGCAACTTTGGTTAAAAGAATGAATTCTTTTTTACCTAAAGATATTGTTGTTTATGATTTTATTTTGATGCACAATGAGGCACATGCACGTTTTGATGCCGTTTCAAGAACTTATCAATATCACATCCATAATTTTAAAGATGCTTTTATTCACGAAGGCAGTTGGTACCAACATCAAACTTTAGATGTTGCTAAAATGAACGAAGCTGCCCAATTGCTTTTTAACTATATAGATTTTGAATGTTTTTCTAAAACACATACCGATGTAAACACATTTAACTGCCAAATAAAACAAGCTTTTTGGACACAAAACCAAAACCATTTGGTATTTACTATTACAGCCGATCGGTTTTTACGTAACATGGTGCGTGCTATTGTTGGTACTTTAGTAAATGTGGGCCTTGGTAAGCTTTCTATTGCCGGGTTTCAGGAAGTTATAGAAAGTAAATCGCGTAAAAAAGCTGGCTTTTCGGTACCGGCACACGGTTTGTATTTAACCCAAGTTATTTATCCTTATTTAAACAATGAAAACAATTAA
- a CDS encoding IgA Peptidase M64 yields MKKFLPFLCFLFCVISHAQSFNTNFKNQSLRFDFLLSGNVHQTTVDLTAVQKVKKWNGRRVNLTTNALQGDAEINVYDAQSNKLIYTQSFSTLYQEWLTQTQAQTEVFTTEQVLYIPSPKHDFVVQVNFFENNVPVQVFKQSFTTKQIKKIKPLTTTYPIEVKQINKAKGTKSPINFTIVAEGFTADEKDVFFAAANRAVQALFAYPSFKKYKNQFAIQAVFVASQDAGVTIPSKNIFKNTIAQTTFDTFNSERYLTTNKVFKMHDVLVNRPTDHLLIIANSNQYGGAGIYNAYTLVTLFDKTFDAVVVHELGHSFAGLGDEYFYANDIFSDNAHKNEVEPWVKNNTTLVDFESKWQAKLDASTPVPTPYTAENKNKVGVYVGIEGGKVYIPHQDCRMHTNTATDFCSVCIDAIEELILHYTQQN; encoded by the coding sequence ATGAAAAAATTTCTACCTTTTTTATGTTTCCTTTTTTGTGTAATAAGCCATGCGCAATCTTTTAACACCAATTTTAAAAATCAATCGTTACGTTTTGATTTTTTATTATCGGGCAATGTACATCAAACTACGGTTGATTTAACTGCTGTTCAAAAAGTAAAAAAATGGAACGGTCGCCGTGTTAATTTAACTACTAATGCGTTACAAGGCGATGCAGAAATTAATGTTTATGATGCGCAAAGCAATAAGTTAATTTACACCCAATCTTTTTCAACTTTATATCAAGAATGGTTAACACAAACTCAAGCGCAAACCGAAGTTTTTACGACAGAACAGGTGCTATACATTCCATCTCCAAAACATGATTTTGTAGTTCAAGTTAACTTTTTTGAGAACAATGTACCGGTACAAGTTTTTAAACAAAGTTTTACTACCAAACAAATAAAAAAGATAAAGCCATTAACAACTACTTATCCTATTGAAGTAAAACAAATAAATAAAGCCAAAGGCACAAAAAGCCCTATAAACTTTACTATTGTTGCCGAAGGATTTACAGCTGATGAAAAAGATGTGTTTTTTGCTGCAGCAAACCGCGCGGTACAAGCTTTATTTGCTTATCCATCTTTTAAAAAATATAAAAATCAATTTGCTATTCAAGCTGTTTTTGTTGCTTCGCAAGATGCTGGCGTTACTATTCCAAGTAAAAATATATTTAAAAATACCATTGCTCAAACTACGTTTGATACGTTTAACTCAGAACGTTATTTAACCACGAACAAAGTTTTTAAAATGCACGATGTGCTGGTTAATAGGCCAACCGATCATCTTTTAATTATTGCAAATTCCAACCAATATGGCGGAGCCGGAATATATAATGCATATACGTTAGTTACCTTGTTTGATAAAACTTTTGATGCTGTTGTTGTGCACGAACTTGGGCATAGCTTTGCTGGCTTGGGCGACGAATATTTTTATGCAAACGATATTTTTTCGGACAATGCTCATAAAAACGAGGTAGAACCTTGGGTTAAAAACAACACAACCTTAGTTGATTTTGAAAGTAAATGGCAAGCTAAACTTGATGCATCAACCCCAGTTCCAACGCCTTACACAGCCGAAAATAAAAATAAAGTTGGTGTTTATGTGGGGATTGAAGGTGGTAAAGTTTACATTCCGCACCAAGATTGCAGAATGCATACCAATACTGCAACCGATTTTTGTAGCGTTTGCATTGATGCCATTGAAGAACTGATTTTACATTATACCCAACAAAACTAA
- a CDS encoding metallophosphoesterase family protein, with translation MKKILLLSDTHSHIDETILKYVKQADEVWHAGDIGDLTVTDQIQKFKPLRGVYGNIDDNKARAEFPLHNRFVCEGVDVWITHIGGYPGKYDVKVREEIKRNPPKLFICGHSHILKVQFDQQLKCLHMNPGAVGKHGFHQVRTMLRFEVDAGEIKNLEVIELDAR, from the coding sequence TTGAAAAAAATATTATTGCTTTCTGACACGCATAGCCATATTGACGAAACGATTTTAAAATACGTAAAACAAGCTGATGAAGTTTGGCATGCAGGCGATATTGGTGATTTAACAGTTACCGATCAAATTCAAAAATTTAAGCCCTTACGTGGGGTTTATGGTAACATTGACGATAACAAAGCACGAGCGGAATTTCCTTTACATAACCGATTTGTTTGCGAAGGTGTTGATGTTTGGATCACTCATATTGGAGGATATCCCGGAAAATACGATGTAAAGGTGCGAGAAGAAATTAAACGTAATCCGCCAAAATTATTTATTTGTGGTCATTCACATATTTTAAAAGTACAGTTTGATCAGCAGCTAAAATGTTTGCATATGAATCCCGGTGCTGTGGGTAAACACGGTTTTCATCAAGTTCGAACCATGTTGCGCTTTGAGGTTGATGCAGGTGAAATTAAAAATTTAGAAGTAATTGAGCTTGATGCTCGATAA
- a CDS encoding DUF4293 domain-containing protein codes for MLQRIQTLYMGVVFILSGVLSLVFPLWTNAKGELIYAPHSGIFIGLFGISAALAAYAIITYNNRMKQFVVNRLNMILNVLLLGLFVFRSLNLSGESEISEKGIGMFLPVLSILFLVLANRAIKKDEDLVKSVDRLR; via the coding sequence ATGTTACAACGAATTCAAACCCTTTATATGGGAGTTGTTTTTATTTTAAGCGGTGTACTTTCTTTGGTGTTTCCGTTATGGACCAATGCTAAAGGTGAGCTTATTTACGCACCACATAGCGGCATTTTTATTGGCCTATTTGGTATTTCTGCTGCTTTAGCTGCTTATGCCATTATTACCTACAATAACCGAATGAAACAGTTTGTGGTTAACAGACTGAATATGATATTAAACGTTTTATTACTAGGATTATTTGTATTTCGATCACTAAATTTATCCGGAGAAAGTGAAATTTCTGAGAAGGGTATTGGGATGTTTCTTCCTGTTCTATCTATCTTATTTTTGGTTTTAGCGAACCGTGCCATTAAGAAGGACGAAGATCTTGTAAAATCTGTTGATCGCTTAAGATAA
- the rho gene encoding transcription termination factor Rho: protein MFDTSDLKKKSVADLKEIAKALAVEFTSAPKKNDIIEAILLKVQADTKTEESQTSSTDVSEANKPKRGRTKKVTPASTENSSTQLALEVVAEPNENATPATENNGTKLRNRLRKPEDRKQPNSEAKKTTHESKPHKERKTQVYEATANTTKDVVPTEVEEGIVVEEAVHEPAENKHNHQTRNKFKDPNFEFDPIIEAEGVLDISETGNGFLRSADFNYQQSPDDIYVSQSQIRKFGLKTGDTVCGEVRPPKDQERHYPLIKVVKINGFDPKTIQDRIAFEHLTPIFPTEKFKLDGKNSTESTRIIDLFAPIGKGQRAMIVAQPKTGKTTLLKEIANAISANHPEAFLIVLLIDERPEEVTDIMRNVDAEVIASTFDEPAKKHVDVANITLEKAKRLVECGHDVVILLDSITRLARAYNTTQPPSGRVLSGGVDANALQKPKRFFGAARNIEGGGSLTIIATALTETGSKMDEVIFEEFKGTGNMEVQLDRKISNKRIYPAIDLLNSSTRRDDLLLQKELDLGLSAFRYLAIDRISDKNDKNDKGAIESISFVKEAIKNTQNNEELLLTLKDRKHH from the coding sequence ATGTTTGACACATCTGATTTAAAGAAAAAAAGTGTTGCAGATTTAAAAGAAATAGCCAAGGCCCTTGCCGTTGAATTTACTTCTGCTCCTAAAAAAAATGATATTATAGAAGCAATTTTGCTTAAAGTTCAGGCCGATACAAAAACGGAAGAATCTCAAACATCTTCAACCGATGTTTCCGAAGCAAATAAACCCAAACGCGGAAGAACTAAAAAAGTTACTCCAGCTTCTACAGAAAATAGCAGTACTCAACTAGCACTTGAAGTTGTTGCCGAGCCTAATGAAAATGCAACGCCAGCAACAGAAAATAACGGTACTAAGCTCAGAAATAGATTACGTAAACCTGAAGATAGAAAACAACCGAATTCGGAAGCTAAAAAAACAACCCACGAAAGTAAACCGCATAAAGAACGTAAAACACAAGTTTACGAAGCTACAGCAAATACTACTAAAGATGTAGTTCCGACTGAAGTTGAAGAAGGAATTGTTGTTGAAGAAGCGGTTCATGAACCAGCAGAAAACAAACACAACCATCAAACACGCAACAAGTTTAAAGATCCAAATTTTGAATTTGACCCGATTATTGAAGCAGAAGGCGTTTTAGATATTTCTGAAACCGGAAACGGTTTTTTACGTTCTGCCGATTTTAATTACCAACAATCTCCAGATGATATTTATGTTTCACAATCTCAAATCAGAAAATTTGGATTAAAAACCGGAGATACCGTTTGTGGCGAAGTTCGTCCACCAAAAGATCAGGAAAGACATTATCCGTTAATTAAAGTAGTTAAAATTAATGGGTTCGATCCTAAAACCATTCAAGACCGAATTGCTTTCGAGCATTTAACACCAATATTTCCTACCGAAAAATTTAAATTAGACGGAAAAAATTCTACCGAATCAACTCGTATTATTGATTTATTTGCTCCAATCGGAAAAGGACAACGTGCTATGATTGTGGCGCAACCTAAAACGGGTAAAACAACTTTGCTTAAAGAAATTGCTAATGCTATTTCTGCCAATCATCCTGAAGCTTTTTTAATTGTTTTATTAATTGATGAGCGTCCGGAAGAAGTTACAGATATTATGCGCAATGTAGATGCAGAAGTTATTGCATCAACCTTTGATGAACCTGCTAAAAAGCACGTTGATGTAGCAAATATTACATTAGAAAAAGCCAAACGTTTGGTAGAGTGCGGGCATGATGTTGTTATTTTATTAGATTCTATAACGCGTTTAGCTCGTGCTTACAATACCACTCAACCGCCATCGGGCCGTGTATTATCGGGTGGGGTAGATGCCAATGCCTTGCAAAAACCAAAACGTTTTTTTGGTGCTGCACGTAATATTGAAGGCGGTGGATCATTAACCATTATTGCAACAGCTTTAACCGAAACTGGATCTAAAATGGACGAGGTTATTTTTGAAGAATTTAAAGGTACTGGTAATATGGAGGTACAGTTAGATCGTAAAATATCTAACAAACGCATTTACCCAGCTATAGATTTATTAAATTCATCAACACGTCGTGATGATTTATTATTACAAAAAGAATTGGATTTAGGTTTATCAGCTTTCCGTTATTTAGCAATTGATCGTATTTCGGATAAAAATGATAAAAACGATAAAGGAGCAATCGAATCTATTTCTTTCGTTAAAGAAGCGATTAAAAATACGCAAAACAACGAAGAACTTTTACTTACTTTAAAAGATAGAAAACATCATTAA
- a CDS encoding DUF1810 domain-containing protein: protein MTTQEKLDRFLKVQELTFDNALQEISLGKIESEWMWYIFPQMRGLGFSETSKYYGIDNYEQAQAYIEHEVLGPRLVEACEKVLEHKGKSIRNVFTYPDDSKLKSSMSLFCILPETHPIFQEVLDTFFDGKVDFNTITLLNETFVK from the coding sequence ATGACAACCCAAGAAAAACTAGATCGCTTTTTAAAAGTTCAAGAACTTACTTTCGATAACGCGCTTCAGGAAATTTCATTAGGAAAAATTGAAAGCGAATGGATGTGGTACATTTTTCCACAAATGCGAGGTTTGGGTTTTTCCGAAACTTCTAAATATTACGGCATTGACAATTACGAACAAGCACAAGCATATATAGAACACGAGGTTTTAGGACCGAGATTAGTAGAAGCTTGTGAAAAGGTACTAGAACATAAAGGCAAATCAATACGCAACGTATTTACTTACCCAGACGATTCTAAACTAAAATCATCTATGTCATTATTTTGCATCTTACCAGAAACGCATCCTATTTTCCAGGAAGTTTTAGATACTTTTTTTGATGGTAAAGTTGATTTTAACACCATTACATTATTAAACGAAACCTTTGTAAAATAA